The Methylobacterium currus genome contains a region encoding:
- a CDS encoding methyl-accepting chemotaxis protein: MQDDRSRFFSELPDMSLRRQIFLILGLIGCLLVWLAGYQVTDAWNRADIMRRAAEANRVTDGLDAAAASLAAERGLTNGWLAKLPAAAEHPALARLREEGDRQLAAALENLRRDDAVSTATAALAEARRDLAALRQRVDNVLAGTPDPDLAAAWFPAATAVIAREQALFDAVRAGITGSVPGAIHHGLDIKRALWDAGEFAGRERGRLNAAIAGRQGLAVDQVRAVAALSGRVDAALAQARASGPALATEFRDALAAASRRVEAFEATRAAVLRAGAAREPYPIAAEEWFRQASHVIAGIAQARAAATASLGAIVAAESRASETWLLVSLAILVGACAAVGGGALMLVRGVTGPLARMIEAMRRLTAGDLTVAVPAASSRSEIGAMATAMVRLRDGLARAAALEQEAAAARAGAEAQRRAALRELADRFEGSVGGVLAAVTAAAAEMEATARGMSDIAGRTAQQSTSVAAAAEEASSNVATVAAAADQLGASVHEIGRRVGCSAEMARAAADSAGETARLVQELRQGAATIGDVLGLISSIADQTNLLALNATIEAARAGAAGRGFAVVAAEVKELAGQTARATAEIADQITRIQGSTEQAVAAIGGIAGQIGEISTASTAIAAAVEEQGAATHEIVRNVSEAAKGTDEVTGSVVRVAGAADETGAAASQVLSAASELSRQSEHLRGEVGRFLTTVRAA, translated from the coding sequence ATGCAGGACGATCGCTCAAGATTTTTTTCCGAGCTGCCCGACATGTCGCTGCGTAGACAAATATTCCTTATTCTGGGTCTGATCGGCTGCCTGCTGGTCTGGCTCGCCGGCTATCAGGTCACTGACGCCTGGAACCGGGCCGACATCATGCGGCGGGCGGCGGAGGCCAACCGGGTGACCGACGGTCTCGATGCCGCCGCGGCGTCGCTGGCGGCCGAGCGGGGCCTGACCAATGGCTGGCTCGCCAAGCTGCCGGCGGCTGCGGAGCACCCGGCCCTGGCACGCTTGCGCGAGGAGGGAGACCGTCAGCTCGCCGCGGCCCTGGAGAATCTGCGGCGCGACGACGCGGTGTCGACGGCGACGGCGGCCCTCGCCGAGGCGCGCCGGGATCTCGCGGCCCTGCGCCAGCGGGTGGACAACGTCCTCGCCGGCACGCCCGATCCCGATCTGGCGGCCGCCTGGTTCCCGGCCGCGACCGCGGTGATCGCCCGCGAGCAGGCCCTGTTCGACGCGGTGCGGGCCGGCATCACTGGCTCGGTGCCGGGAGCGATCCATCACGGCCTCGACATCAAGCGGGCCCTGTGGGACGCGGGCGAGTTCGCCGGGCGCGAGCGCGGGCGGCTCAACGCCGCGATCGCCGGGCGCCAGGGGCTGGCGGTGGATCAGGTCCGTGCCGTCGCAGCCCTCTCCGGGCGCGTCGACGCCGCGCTCGCTCAAGCCCGCGCCTCCGGGCCGGCCCTCGCGACGGAGTTCCGGGACGCGCTGGCGGCGGCCTCCCGCCGGGTCGAGGCGTTCGAGGCGACCCGCGCCGCGGTGCTCCGGGCCGGCGCCGCGCGCGAGCCCTACCCGATCGCCGCCGAGGAGTGGTTCCGCCAGGCCAGCCACGTGATCGCCGGCATCGCCCAGGCGCGGGCAGCCGCCACCGCCTCGCTCGGCGCGATCGTGGCGGCGGAGAGCCGGGCGAGCGAGACCTGGCTCCTCGTCTCGCTGGCGATCCTCGTCGGGGCCTGCGCGGCGGTGGGCGGCGGCGCGCTCATGCTGGTGCGCGGCGTGACCGGGCCCCTCGCCCGGATGATCGAGGCGATGCGCCGCCTCACCGCCGGCGACCTCACGGTCGCGGTGCCGGCGGCCTCGTCCCGCAGCGAGATCGGCGCGATGGCGACGGCGATGGTGCGCTTGCGCGACGGCCTCGCCCGCGCGGCCGCCCTGGAGCAGGAGGCGGCGGCCGCCCGGGCCGGGGCCGAGGCGCAGCGCCGCGCGGCCCTGCGCGAGCTCGCCGACCGGTTCGAGGGCTCGGTCGGCGGCGTCCTCGCCGCGGTGACCGCCGCGGCGGCCGAGATGGAGGCCACCGCCCGCGGCATGAGCGACATCGCCGGCCGCACGGCCCAGCAGAGCACCAGCGTCGCCGCCGCCGCCGAGGAGGCCTCGTCGAACGTCGCGACCGTCGCGGCGGCGGCCGACCAGCTCGGCGCCTCGGTGCACGAGATCGGCCGGCGGGTCGGCTGCTCCGCCGAGATGGCCCGGGCCGCCGCGGATTCCGCGGGCGAGACGGCCCGCCTCGTCCAGGAACTGCGCCAGGGCGCGGCGACGATCGGCGACGTGCTCGGCCTGATCTCGTCGATCGCCGACCAGACCAACCTCCTGGCGCTCAACGCCACGATCGAGGCGGCGCGCGCCGGGGCGGCGGGCCGCGGCTTCGCGGTCGTCGCCGCCGAGGTCAAGGAGCTCGCCGGCCAGACCGCCCGCGCCACCGCCGAGATCGCCGACCAGATCACCCGCATCCAGGGCTCGACCGAGCAGGCCGTCGCGGCGATCGGCGGCATCGCCGGGCAGATCGGCGAGATCAGCACCGCCTCGACCGCCATCGCGGCGGCGGTCGAGGAGCAGGGCGCGGCGACCCATGAGATCGTCCGCAATGTCTCGGAGGCCGCCAAGGGCACCGACGAGGTGACGGGCAGCGTCGTGCGGGTCGCGGGCGCGGCCGACGAGACGGGCGCGGCGGCCAGCCAGGTGCTGTCGGCGGCGAGCGAGCTGTCGCGCCAATCCGAGCACCTGCGGGGGGAGGTGGGGCGGTTCCTCACCACCGTGCGGGCGGCGTGA
- a CDS encoding YoaK family protein, whose translation MRPSLAQILSFVGGYVDTIGFLALQGLFTAHVTGNFVTFGAAMVHGATGAWAKLLVLPVFCVAVLLTRLASHRLEETGRPALRVLLAAQGAFLAIGAFLAVALGPFADADRPAALLTGMVLVAAMAVQNAAHRAHLPEAPPSTLMTGTTTQIMIDLADLLRGVPAEHAARRRIARMSAGVAAFALGSGLAALLYYLVGLAALAPAPALILVAAKDPASAKDPASAKDPASAKDPASAKDPASAKDPASAKAA comes from the coding sequence ATGCGCCCCTCCCTTGCCCAGATCCTGAGCTTCGTCGGCGGCTATGTCGACACGATCGGCTTCCTCGCCCTGCAAGGCCTGTTCACCGCCCACGTCACCGGCAACTTCGTGACCTTCGGCGCCGCGATGGTGCACGGCGCCACCGGCGCCTGGGCGAAGCTCCTGGTGCTGCCGGTCTTCTGCGTCGCGGTCCTCCTGACCCGCCTGGCGAGCCACCGCCTGGAGGAGACGGGCCGGCCGGCCCTGCGCGTGCTGCTCGCCGCCCAGGGCGCCTTCCTGGCAATCGGAGCTTTCCTCGCCGTCGCCCTCGGGCCGTTCGCCGATGCCGACCGCCCGGCGGCGCTCCTCACCGGCATGGTGCTGGTCGCCGCGATGGCGGTCCAGAACGCGGCGCACCGGGCGCATCTTCCCGAGGCGCCGCCCTCGACCCTGATGACCGGCACGACGACGCAGATCATGATCGACCTCGCCGACCTCCTGCGCGGCGTGCCGGCCGAGCACGCGGCCCGGCGCCGGATCGCCCGCATGAGCGCCGGCGTCGCGGCCTTCGCCCTCGGCTCCGGGCTGGCGGCTCTGCTCTATTACCTCGTGGGGCTCGCGGCCCTGGCCCCCGCCCCGGCGCTGATCCTCGTCGCCGCCAAGGATCCGGCCTCCGCCAAGGATCCGGCCTCCGCCAAGGATCCGGCCTCCGCCAAGGATCCGGCCTCCGCCAAGGATCCGGCCTCCGCCAAGGATCCGGCCTCGGCGAAGGCGGCGTGA
- a CDS encoding alginate export family protein: MRFARPGLLVALCALLSAGARAEDVASGAVTRPATKTNRWAEDWSGLADPARRTQAFDDLKYIPLFAADPKSYLSLGLTLRERVESNRMPAFGIGGPRGDSYLLQRLQIHLDARLNENWQIFAQLEDVRAPGKRVITSVDENILDLRLAFLSYRAAGEDGTVKARVGRQDFAFDLQRFVSSRDGPNVRQSFDALWADWESGPWRVLGFVSQPVQYRFAEPFDDISTRAFRFSTLRVERKVLGDQELSAYWGLYERDGARFLDAAGTETRHVLDIRYAGSAGRFDWDVEAMGQFGRVGRDGIAAWAAGSRVGYTLADLPWQPRLGLQGDAASGDGRRDDGVLGTFNPLFPNGYYFTLAGYTSYANLLHLKPSLTVHPTTGLAVSAALGLQWRQTVSDAIYVQPSNPVPGTAGRGHPWSGAYGQLRADYVFAPGLTGAVEAVRFSAGDTIRRAGGKDGTYLGVELRTAW; the protein is encoded by the coding sequence GTGAGGTTCGCGCGGCCGGGTCTGCTCGTCGCGCTCTGCGCGCTGCTGAGCGCCGGCGCGCGCGCCGAGGACGTCGCGTCCGGCGCGGTCACCCGGCCGGCTACGAAGACGAACCGCTGGGCCGAGGACTGGTCGGGGCTCGCCGATCCGGCCCGGCGCACGCAAGCTTTCGACGACCTGAAATACATCCCGCTCTTCGCCGCCGACCCGAAGAGCTACCTGTCGCTCGGCCTGACCCTGCGCGAGCGCGTCGAGAGCAACCGCATGCCGGCCTTCGGCATCGGCGGGCCGCGGGGCGATTCCTACCTGCTGCAACGCCTGCAGATCCACCTCGACGCCCGCCTGAACGAGAACTGGCAGATCTTCGCGCAGCTGGAGGACGTGCGCGCGCCGGGGAAGCGCGTCATCACCTCGGTCGACGAGAACATCCTCGATCTGCGCCTCGCCTTCCTGTCCTACCGCGCCGCGGGCGAGGACGGGACCGTCAAGGCGCGGGTCGGACGCCAGGACTTCGCCTTCGACCTGCAGCGCTTCGTCTCCTCGCGCGACGGGCCGAACGTGCGCCAATCCTTCGACGCGCTCTGGGCCGATTGGGAATCCGGGCCGTGGCGGGTGCTCGGCTTCGTCAGCCAGCCGGTGCAGTATCGATTTGCCGAGCCCTTCGACGACATCTCCACGCGCGCCTTCCGCTTCAGCACCCTGCGGGTCGAGCGCAAGGTCCTGGGCGACCAAGAGCTCTCGGCCTATTGGGGCCTCTACGAGCGCGACGGCGCCCGCTTCCTCGACGCCGCCGGCACCGAGACCCGTCACGTCCTCGACATCCGCTATGCAGGCAGCGCCGGCAGGTTCGACTGGGATGTCGAGGCGATGGGCCAGTTCGGGCGTGTCGGCCGCGACGGCATCGCCGCCTGGGCGGCCGGCAGCCGCGTCGGCTACACGCTCGCCGACCTGCCGTGGCAACCGCGCCTCGGCCTCCAGGGCGACGCGGCCTCCGGTGACGGCCGCCGCGACGACGGCGTCCTCGGCACCTTCAACCCGCTCTTCCCGAACGGCTACTACTTCACCCTGGCCGGCTACACGAGTTACGCCAACCTCCTCCACCTCAAGCCCTCGCTGACCGTGCATCCGACGACCGGCCTCGCGGTCAGCGCGGCCCTGGGTCTGCAATGGCGCCAGACCGTTTCTGACGCGATCTACGTCCAGCCGAGCAACCCGGTGCCGGGCACCGCCGGCCGCGGGCATCCGTGGAGCGGCGCCTACGGCCAATTGCGGGCCGACTACGTCTTCGCGCCCGGCCTCACCGGCGCGGTCGAGGCGGTGCGCTTTTCCGCCGGCGACACGATCCGCCGGGCCGGCGGCAAGGACGGCACCTATCTCGGCGTCGAGCTGCGCACCGCTTGGTGA
- a CDS encoding glyoxalase, translating to MTRTLAASLLAAALLATPAVAEEYKVAVAPQYDTTHVYVAPEEVDRFVESFTATFGGRSTKQVVATVTPTPSSTTSQLIQTPVGTVSLFGFRTPIPYPFGAERTGYLVTDIDAAVAAARSAGAAVIVQTFPDPIGRDAVIQWPGGVAMQLYWHKTKPDYAPFATVPENRVYVSPDSVEAFVGGFRRFSHGQVVSDDGKAPGIEIGRPGETYRRLRLTSDFGRLTVLVTDGHLPYPYGHETTGYEVADLAGTLAKATATGATVLVAPYSAGDRNAAMVRFPGGYVAEIHQSGAAAR from the coding sequence ATGACACGTACCCTCGCCGCTTCCCTCCTCGCGGCCGCCCTCCTCGCCACACCGGCTGTCGCGGAGGAGTACAAGGTCGCGGTCGCCCCGCAATACGACACCACCCACGTCTACGTCGCACCCGAGGAGGTCGACCGCTTCGTCGAGAGCTTCACCGCCACCTTCGGGGGCCGGAGCACCAAGCAGGTCGTCGCGACCGTGACGCCGACGCCGTCGAGCACCACCTCGCAGCTGATCCAGACGCCGGTCGGGACCGTCTCGCTGTTCGGCTTCAGGACGCCGATCCCCTACCCCTTCGGAGCGGAGCGGACCGGCTACCTCGTCACCGACATCGACGCGGCGGTCGCCGCCGCGCGCTCGGCCGGCGCCGCGGTGATCGTCCAGACCTTCCCCGACCCGATCGGCCGCGACGCCGTCATCCAGTGGCCGGGCGGCGTCGCCATGCAGCTCTACTGGCACAAGACGAAGCCCGACTACGCGCCCTTCGCGACGGTGCCGGAGAACCGCGTCTACGTCTCGCCCGACAGCGTCGAGGCCTTCGTCGGCGGCTTCCGCCGCTTCTCGCACGGTCAAGTGGTCTCCGATGACGGGAAGGCCCCCGGCATCGAGATCGGCCGGCCGGGCGAGACCTACCGGCGCCTGCGCCTGACTTCGGATTTCGGCCGCCTGACGGTGCTGGTGACCGACGGCCACCTGCCCTACCCCTACGGCCACGAGACCACCGGCTACGAGGTCGCCGACCTCGCCGGCACCCTCGCCAAGGCGACGGCGACCGGCGCGACCGTGCTCGTCGCCCCCTACTCCGCCGGCGACCGCAATGCCGCAATGGTGCGCTTCCCCGGCGGCTACGTCGCGGAAATCCACCAATCCGGCGCGGCGGCCCGGTGA
- a CDS encoding amidohydrolase, which produces MSAVAHPDLILRGGLVTTLDPGNPTASAVAIAGGVFTAVGSDREVMGLAGPETRVVDLRGRRVVPGLIDNHLHLIRGGLNFNMELRWDGVRSLADAMAMLKRQVAVTPPPQWVRVVGGFTEHQFAEKRLPTLEELNAVAPDTPVFLLHLYDRALLNAAALRAVGYTRDTPEPPGGSILRDASGNPTGLLLAKPNAAILYATLAKGPKLPFEYQVNSTRHFMRELNRLGVTGAVDAGGGFQNYPEDYRVVQTLAEAGQLTVRLAYNLFTQKPKAEKEDFLAWTTSSRYKQGDDYFRHNGAGEMLVFSAADFEDFRQPRPDLAPEMEDELEGVVRVLAENRWPWRLHATYDETISRALDVFERVNQDIPLRGLNWFFDHAETISEASIDRIAALGGGIAIQHRMAYQGEDFVERYGHGAAAATPPVARMLEKGVPVSAGTDATRVASYNPWVAISWLVTGRTVGGMQLTPRRNCLDRETALRLWTEKVTWFSNEEGKKGRIQVGQLADLIVPDRDVLACAEAEIADTVSDLTVVGGKVVYAAGLFSALDDNPPPPAMPDWSPVRTFKGYGAWGERPVRAEAAVAREASASCGCAMSCGLHGHAHATAWSSQAPVSDLKSFWGALGCACWAV; this is translated from the coding sequence TTGAGCGCTGTGGCTCACCCCGACCTGATCCTGCGCGGCGGCCTCGTCACCACGCTCGATCCGGGCAATCCTACCGCCTCGGCGGTCGCGATCGCCGGCGGCGTCTTCACGGCGGTCGGGTCGGACCGCGAAGTGATGGGGCTCGCCGGGCCGGAGACGCGGGTCGTCGACCTCAGGGGCCGCCGGGTGGTGCCGGGCCTCATCGACAACCACCTCCACCTGATCCGCGGCGGGCTCAACTTCAACATGGAGCTGCGCTGGGACGGCGTGCGCTCGCTCGCCGACGCGATGGCGATGCTCAAGCGCCAGGTGGCGGTGACGCCGCCGCCGCAATGGGTGCGCGTCGTCGGCGGCTTCACCGAGCACCAATTCGCCGAGAAGCGCCTGCCGACTCTGGAAGAACTGAACGCCGTCGCCCCCGACACGCCGGTCTTCCTGCTCCACCTCTACGACCGGGCGCTCCTCAACGCCGCGGCGCTCCGCGCCGTCGGCTACACCAGGGACACGCCCGAGCCGCCGGGCGGGTCGATCCTGCGCGATGCGTCCGGCAACCCGACCGGGCTGCTCCTCGCCAAGCCGAACGCCGCGATCCTCTACGCCACCCTCGCCAAGGGCCCGAAGCTGCCCTTCGAGTACCAGGTCAACTCGACCCGCCACTTCATGCGCGAATTGAACCGGCTCGGCGTGACCGGGGCGGTCGATGCCGGCGGCGGCTTCCAGAACTATCCGGAGGATTACCGGGTCGTCCAGACGCTCGCCGAGGCCGGCCAGCTCACCGTGCGGCTCGCCTACAACCTGTTCACCCAGAAGCCGAAGGCCGAGAAGGAGGACTTTCTCGCCTGGACGACATCGTCCCGATACAAGCAGGGCGACGACTACTTCCGCCACAACGGCGCCGGCGAGATGCTGGTCTTCTCGGCCGCCGACTTCGAGGATTTCCGCCAGCCGCGGCCCGATCTGGCGCCCGAGATGGAGGACGAGCTCGAGGGCGTGGTGCGGGTGCTGGCCGAGAATCGCTGGCCCTGGCGCCTGCACGCCACCTACGACGAGACGATCTCCCGCGCCCTCGACGTGTTCGAGCGGGTCAACCAGGACATCCCGCTCCGGGGCCTGAACTGGTTCTTCGACCACGCCGAGACGATCTCGGAGGCCTCGATCGACCGGATCGCCGCGCTGGGCGGCGGCATCGCGATCCAGCACCGGATGGCCTATCAGGGCGAGGACTTCGTCGAGCGCTACGGCCACGGCGCCGCCGCCGCGACCCCGCCGGTGGCGCGGATGCTCGAGAAGGGCGTGCCGGTCTCGGCCGGCACCGATGCGACGCGGGTCGCCTCCTACAACCCGTGGGTCGCGATCTCCTGGCTCGTCACCGGCCGAACGGTCGGCGGGATGCAGCTCACGCCCCGCCGCAACTGCCTCGATCGCGAGACGGCTCTGCGGCTATGGACCGAGAAGGTGACCTGGTTCTCGAACGAGGAGGGCAAGAAGGGGCGCATCCAGGTGGGCCAGCTCGCCGACCTGATCGTCCCGGACCGCGACGTGCTCGCCTGCGCCGAGGCCGAGATCGCCGATACGGTGAGCGACCTGACGGTCGTGGGCGGCAAGGTGGTATACGCGGCGGGCCTCTTCTCGGCCCTCGACGACAATCCTCCGCCCCCGGCGATGCCGGACTGGTCGCCGGTGCGCACCTTCAAGGGCTACGGCGCCTGGGGCGAGCGCCCGGTGCGGGCGGAAGCCGCGGTGGCACGCGAGGCGAGCGCGTCCTGCGGCTGCGCGATGTCGTGCGGGCTGCACGGCCATGCCCACGCCACCGCCTGGTCGTCACAGGCGCCGGTCTCGGACCTGAAGAGCTTCTGGGGCGCGCTCGGCTGCGCCTGCTGGGCGGTGTGA
- a CDS encoding DUF1427 family protein, which translates to MLPYLLSLGAGLAVGVAYGLIGVKSPAPPIIALVGLLGILAGEMAVSSWRGHPAALSSLLHRKSFAVEPKAPKHPPA; encoded by the coding sequence ATGCTGCCGTACCTCCTCTCCCTCGGCGCCGGCCTCGCGGTCGGCGTCGCCTACGGGCTGATCGGCGTGAAGTCGCCCGCGCCGCCGATCATCGCCCTCGTCGGCCTCCTCGGCATCCTGGCCGGCGAGATGGCCGTCTCCTCCTGGCGCGGCCACCCGGCCGCGCTGTCGAGCCTGCTCCACCGCAAGAGCTTCGCGGTCGAGCCGAAGGCGCCGAAACACCCGCCGGCCTGA
- a CDS encoding hydrolase yields the protein MTATPTPGKRLVSPHDHTLIMIDFQSQMSFATKSIDAVTLRNNAALVSRAAAGFGVSTVLTTVAEKSFSGPMFEEITSAFPEETLLDRTSMNTWEDAAVVARVSAIGKDRLVFAGLWTSVCIVGPTLSALDQGFEVYVIADACGDVSDEAHERAMQRMIQAGVQPMTSLQYMLELQRDWARTETYEMTTGIAKKYGGAYGLGIIYAKSMFGASEGH from the coding sequence ATCACAGCGACGCCGACGCCCGGGAAGCGCCTCGTCTCGCCGCACGATCACACGCTGATCATGATCGACTTCCAGTCGCAGATGTCCTTCGCGACGAAGTCGATCGACGCCGTGACCCTGCGCAACAACGCCGCCCTGGTGTCGCGGGCGGCGGCGGGCTTCGGCGTGTCGACGGTGCTGACGACGGTGGCCGAGAAGAGCTTCTCGGGCCCGATGTTCGAGGAGATCACCTCGGCCTTCCCGGAGGAGACGCTCCTCGACCGGACCTCGATGAACACCTGGGAGGACGCCGCCGTGGTGGCCCGGGTGTCGGCGATCGGCAAGGACCGCCTCGTCTTCGCCGGCCTGTGGACCTCGGTCTGCATCGTCGGCCCGACCCTCTCGGCCCTCGACCAGGGCTTCGAGGTCTACGTCATCGCCGATGCCTGCGGCGACGTCTCCGACGAGGCGCATGAGCGCGCCATGCAGCGGATGATCCAGGCCGGCGTGCAGCCGATGACCTCGCTGCAATACATGCTGGAGCTGCAGCGCGACTGGGCCCGCACCGAGACCTACGAGATGACAACCGGCATCGCCAAGAAGTACGGCGGCGCCTACGGGCTCGGCATCATCTACGCCAAGTCGATGTTCGGCGCGTCCGAAGGCCACTGA
- a CDS encoding adenylate/guanylate cyclase domain-containing protein — MTETHDPLDGQTSRDAMLGWLLRDTLDERYLDDVFAGFCDRLRRHGVAVAHAALHLRTNHPQWLGIEIRWRLGGSGPESRNLDYGLFETEGFRGSPGQRIRDGAAMVRQRRGASQGSRQGTHRGTGRGTDDDGHPETARLMAGQGLTDLVAWPLRYSLGKRHVATFASDRPGGFAAAEIALLADLLPALAVVTEVRHKNRLTRLLLDTYVGPHAGGMILDGATRRGSGVTVEAAIMVIDLRGFTRISELWPRDDVIALLNDYFDAVCCPVERNGGEILKFMGDGLLAIFPLDRPDAGGATLRAAHEARRAMRDLNRARTGQGLEALGYGIGVHAGAVMYGNIGSRTRLDFTVIGPAVNVAARLEGLTKVLEADVLVSGAFAALLDAPTALACLGSYPLRGVGEPLEVYRLAGE; from the coding sequence ATGACGGAGACTCACGATCCCCTCGACGGGCAGACCTCGCGCGACGCGATGCTGGGCTGGCTGCTGCGCGACACGCTGGACGAGCGCTACCTCGACGATGTCTTCGCGGGGTTCTGCGACCGGCTGCGCCGCCACGGCGTCGCGGTCGCGCATGCCGCGCTGCACCTGCGCACCAACCACCCGCAATGGCTCGGCATCGAGATCCGGTGGCGGCTCGGGGGAAGCGGGCCGGAATCCCGCAACCTCGATTACGGGCTGTTCGAGACCGAGGGCTTTCGCGGCAGCCCGGGGCAGCGAATCCGTGACGGCGCCGCGATGGTGCGACAGCGCCGCGGGGCCAGCCAAGGAAGCCGCCAAGGAACCCACCGAGGAACCGGCCGAGGAACCGACGACGACGGGCATCCCGAGACGGCGCGCCTGATGGCGGGGCAGGGCCTGACCGACCTCGTCGCCTGGCCGCTGCGCTACTCGTTGGGCAAACGGCACGTGGCGACCTTCGCGAGCGACCGGCCGGGCGGGTTCGCAGCCGCCGAGATCGCCCTCCTGGCGGACCTGCTGCCGGCCCTCGCCGTCGTCACCGAGGTGCGCCACAAGAACCGCCTGACGCGCCTCCTCCTCGACACCTATGTCGGCCCGCATGCGGGCGGGATGATCCTGGACGGCGCGACGCGGCGGGGCAGCGGCGTCACCGTCGAGGCGGCGATCATGGTGATCGACCTGCGCGGCTTCACCCGGATCTCCGAGCTGTGGCCGCGCGACGACGTGATCGCCCTCCTCAACGACTATTTCGACGCGGTGTGCTGCCCGGTGGAGCGCAACGGCGGCGAGATCCTGAAATTCATGGGCGACGGCCTCCTGGCGATCTTCCCGCTCGACCGGCCGGATGCCGGCGGCGCGACGCTGCGGGCCGCCCACGAGGCCCGCCGGGCGATGCGCGACCTCAACCGGGCCCGCACGGGCCAAGGCCTCGAGGCCCTCGGCTACGGGATCGGGGTCCATGCCGGCGCGGTGATGTACGGCAATATCGGCTCGCGCACCCGGCTCGACTTCACCGTCATCGGCCCGGCCGTCAACGTCGCCGCCCGGCTGGAGGGGCTGACCAAAGTGCTCGAGGCCGACGTGCTGGTCTCGGGCGCCTTCGCGGCCCTGCTCGACGCGCCGACGGCGCTGGCGTGCCTCGGGAGCTACCCGCTGCGCGGCGTCGGCGAGCCGCTGGAGGTCTATCGCCTCGCCGGGGAGTAA
- a CDS encoding alpha/beta fold hydrolase: MPTIKTKDGTEIYYKDWGTGQPILFSHGWPLSADMWDAQMLFFAERGYRAVAFDRRGFGRSGQPWGGYDYDTMADDIAALIDTLGLRDVVLVGFSMGGGDVTRTLARHGADRVAKLALVSAVTPIFGKTADHDGPDPSFFDALKAGIVKDRAQFLDDFNPVFYGTNKGMTVSQGVFKQTLQIALMASIKATVDCATAFAETDFRPDMHKIDVPTLVVHGDADQVVPFEATGKLAAEMIRGATLKVYPGAPHAIPTTHADRLNADLLAFIEG; this comes from the coding sequence ATGCCGACGATCAAGACCAAGGACGGGACCGAGATCTACTACAAGGATTGGGGCACCGGCCAGCCGATCCTGTTCAGCCACGGCTGGCCACTCTCGGCTGACATGTGGGACGCGCAGATGCTGTTCTTCGCCGAACGCGGCTACCGCGCGGTGGCGTTCGACCGGCGCGGCTTCGGCCGGTCGGGCCAGCCCTGGGGCGGCTACGATTACGACACGATGGCGGACGACATTGCGGCGCTGATCGACACGCTCGGCCTGCGCGACGTCGTGCTGGTCGGCTTCTCGATGGGCGGCGGCGACGTGACCCGCACCCTCGCCCGGCACGGCGCGGACCGGGTCGCCAAGCTCGCCCTCGTCAGCGCCGTCACGCCGATCTTCGGCAAGACCGCCGACCATGACGGGCCGGACCCGTCCTTCTTCGATGCCCTGAAAGCCGGGATCGTCAAGGACCGGGCGCAGTTCCTCGACGATTTCAATCCCGTCTTCTATGGCACCAACAAGGGGATGACCGTCTCGCAGGGCGTCTTCAAGCAGACGCTGCAGATCGCCCTCATGGCCTCGATCAAGGCCACGGTCGACTGCGCCACGGCCTTCGCCGAGACCGACTTCCGGCCCGACATGCACAAGATCGACGTGCCGACCCTGGTGGTCCACGGCGATGCCGACCAGGTCGTGCCGTTCGAAGCGACCGGCAAGCTCGCCGCCGAGATGATCCGCGGCGCGACGCTCAAGGTCTATCCGGGGGCGCCCCACGCCATCCCGACCACCCATGCCGACCGGCTCAACGCCGACCTCCTGGCCTTCATCGAGGGCTGA